One window of the Streptomyces asoensis genome contains the following:
- a CDS encoding LacI family DNA-binding transcriptional regulator has translation MPYVMVQIPNTPAPTKSPAPRPVPTSADVARLAGVSRATVSYVLNNASAVRISEPTRRRVHDAAKELGYVPHAAARTLRAGHSRMVLMPTLPVPAGPLYSQFVHDFQGALSRLDYTVVQYGATGLRGDDAARAWAELRPVAVLVPSPGVGPEGVAVLKRSGARAVVTLGPEAVEGARALLLDHADVGRSAAMHLYARGRRRIGVVVPAERGMEMFAAPRLAGSREALHGTDATVTELSLAYTEESAAALAARWPVLGLDAVFAYNDEYAMLLMRALQEAGVRVPEDVAVIGADDLMLGRLLRPRLSTVRIALPSGRDLASLVDRAVRSPAAAPESHEPFGATVVQRDSS, from the coding sequence ATGCCGTACGTCATGGTGCAGATACCGAACACGCCCGCGCCGACGAAGTCGCCGGCGCCGCGCCCCGTGCCCACGAGCGCCGACGTGGCCCGCCTGGCCGGCGTCTCGCGCGCGACCGTCTCCTACGTCCTGAACAACGCCAGTGCCGTACGCATCAGCGAGCCCACCCGCCGCCGCGTGCACGATGCCGCCAAGGAACTCGGGTACGTGCCGCACGCGGCCGCCCGTACCCTGCGGGCCGGACACAGCCGCATGGTCCTGATGCCCACCCTGCCCGTCCCGGCGGGCCCCCTCTACTCCCAGTTCGTGCACGACTTCCAGGGGGCGCTGAGCCGCCTCGACTACACCGTCGTCCAGTACGGCGCCACCGGTCTGCGCGGTGACGACGCCGCCCGGGCCTGGGCCGAACTGCGGCCCGTCGCCGTGCTGGTGCCCAGCCCCGGCGTCGGCCCGGAGGGGGTCGCCGTACTGAAGAGGTCCGGCGCCCGGGCCGTGGTGACCCTCGGTCCCGAGGCGGTCGAGGGCGCCCGAGCGCTGCTCCTGGACCACGCCGACGTCGGCCGTAGCGCCGCCATGCATCTGTACGCCCGCGGCCGCCGCCGGATCGGGGTGGTCGTCCCGGCCGAGCGCGGCATGGAGATGTTCGCCGCGCCCCGCCTGGCCGGCTCCCGCGAGGCGCTGCACGGCACGGACGCCACCGTCACCGAGCTGTCCCTGGCCTACACGGAGGAGTCCGCGGCCGCCCTCGCCGCCCGCTGGCCCGTCCTCGGTCTCGACGCCGTCTTCGCCTACAACGACGAGTACGCCATGCTGCTGATGCGCGCCCTTCAGGAGGCGGGCGTGCGCGTCCCCGAGGACGTCGCCGTCATCGGCGCCGACGACCTGATGCTCGGGCGGCTGCTGCGGCCCCGGCTCAGCACCGTGCGGATCGCGCTGCCCTCCGGCCGCGACCTCGCCTCGCTGGTCGACCGGGCGGTGCGCAGCCCCGCGGCCGCCCCCGAGTCGCACGAACCGTTCGGAGCCACCGTGGTGCAGCGCGACTCCAGCTGA
- a CDS encoding 4-hydroxybenzoate 3-monooxygenase, translating into MRATVGIIGGGPAGLLLARLLHRAGVDCVVLESRARQYVERRQRAGMLEQGTVDALREAGAADRLDTEGLVHHGIELRFDRERHHLDFPVLTGGRTVTIYAQTEIVKDLVALQLADGPPLLFEAAALAVEKPLSGSPVVRFLHEGREQTLSCDWVVGCDGSHGVARDAFPAAAGRTYTHDYPYSWLGVLAEVPPSCEELIYARHERGFALHSMRSPRISRLYLQVPNGTRLLEWPDDRIWDELAARFAVDADWTLRPGPIISKSVTPMRSLVHEPMRHGRLLLAGDAAHIVPPTGAKGLNLAVSDVRLLGGAFAELRATGSTRLLDGYSDLCLRRVWQATRFSDDMTRMLHAQPDGDAFDHRMQLARLRRITASRHAAAELAANYTGLPLPL; encoded by the coding sequence ATGCGTGCGACGGTCGGCATCATCGGCGGCGGCCCCGCGGGACTGCTGCTCGCCCGGCTGCTGCACCGCGCGGGAGTCGACTGCGTGGTCCTGGAGAGCAGGGCCAGGCAGTACGTGGAGCGGCGCCAGCGTGCCGGAATGCTGGAGCAGGGCACGGTCGACGCCCTGCGCGAGGCGGGCGCCGCCGACCGGCTCGACACCGAGGGCCTGGTGCACCACGGCATCGAGCTGCGTTTCGACCGTGAACGCCACCATCTCGACTTCCCCGTCCTCACCGGCGGCCGCACGGTCACGATCTACGCCCAGACGGAGATCGTGAAGGATCTCGTCGCGCTTCAACTCGCCGACGGGCCGCCCCTGTTGTTCGAGGCGGCGGCGCTCGCCGTGGAGAAGCCGCTGAGCGGGTCGCCCGTCGTGCGGTTCCTGCACGAGGGCCGTGAACAGACCCTCTCCTGTGACTGGGTCGTCGGCTGCGACGGTTCGCACGGTGTCGCCCGCGACGCCTTCCCGGCCGCCGCGGGCCGGACGTACACCCACGACTATCCGTACTCCTGGCTCGGTGTCCTCGCCGAAGTGCCGCCCTCCTGCGAGGAGTTGATCTACGCACGCCATGAACGCGGCTTCGCCCTGCACAGCATGCGTTCGCCGCGGATCTCCCGGCTCTACCTCCAAGTCCCCAACGGCACCCGCCTGCTCGAGTGGCCCGACGACCGGATCTGGGACGAACTCGCCGCCCGCTTCGCCGTCGACGCCGACTGGACGCTGCGCCCCGGCCCGATCATCAGCAAGTCCGTGACGCCGATGCGCAGCCTCGTCCACGAGCCGATGCGGCACGGTCGGCTGCTGCTCGCCGGGGACGCCGCCCACATCGTCCCGCCGACCGGCGCCAAGGGGCTCAACCTCGCCGTCTCGGACGTACGGCTGCTCGGCGGCGCCTTCGCCGAACTGCGCGCCACCGGGTCCACGAGGCTGCTGGACGGGTACTCGGATCTTTGTCTGCGACGTGTGTGGCAGGCGACCCGCTTTTCCGACGACATGACTAGGATGTTGCACGCTCAACCAGATGGAGATGCGTTCGACCATCGGATGCAGCTCGCCCGGCTGCGCCGGATCACCGCATCCCGCCACGCCGCCGCCGAACTGGCGGCCAACTACACGGGACTTCCCCTCCCCCTGTGA